The Lepeophtheirus salmonis chromosome 6, UVic_Lsal_1.4, whole genome shotgun sequence DNA window ACGTCTAAAATCTTGATCATGTTCATCGTGTCATTCCGTATGAAGGAGATCTGAAATCCTTCTTCATTTTGCTTTCTGTTCTGCCATCATTTACAATAAAGAATAATGTAACTAAAATAAgtgggaaaaaaagaagacaattcCAGCTTTACATAGAGACAAAGCTTGACCCGTttctacttataaaaatagaaaacaattactttttaattttttcaacgaGTCCTTACTGCTTACGcacattgaataaaatgacaaattttcttCCCAGAAGCATCTACtcaaatttttgttcttttctaaaaaaaccttTAGATATTTTCACCAAGTAGCTAATAACTATATATAGGCCTGTAGGAAAAAGGGGGCgatgtctttttaaaaaaaaaaaaccccagtaGTAAGTAGTGTACAGATGTTAGATTTTATTATACtcgtattaaatatttctttaacccaattcctttcttcttttttaagacaAACAACATCCAATACCATTTATCTTCTTGGTATTTCACCCCCTCTTTTCAAAGTGGTGGTagatagtttttcttttcttttttaagaatgtaacaacaagaaaataagaCAAATTGTAGGTCAAACTTAGCTAAAGAAAAGACAAAACAttagacataaaattaaaatgactgtcTATTTTGAAATCTAAAGAAATCCTCCTTTCTCCATCGATGTATGTATATCAAACCCAATcaaggaaataatattaatgataaaacttattgaaaaaaaaatacatgaaaggATAAAGGATTGATTGTATATTTgtagtttcaaaaatccaaataaaagcagtaacaaaaatatgaaagggAACGATAACGATGGTTGACGCAGGTAATTTGCCGAAAACTATTCCcccaaaaatactaaatatattgtgcgtcaacattaaataaaaattccagaCCGCAATCACAGACCGTAGATCGAAATATGATCGTTTACAAATTATGGACCGGTTTTTTGTATCGACCTCTAAACCATGGTGAGTGGCTGATTACGCTTTCATACTTAATTATGACAATGGACTGATATTCTCAACTATCCTGATTTATGTGGACTCAAAAACATGATCCATGTAACATATTTAACGTAATATGACGTTATAGTaccgatgttcacaattttgaaactcaCATGACGccatcaaaaatttatcaagAGAATCGTTGTAGACTGAATTGAAATGAGATCAACCCATaccgatttttttggggggactgatttagatcaattttttttaaccggTCCAGACGGATCTTCCTtcaaggaccgaattagttagTTCCAATAAGAATTATAATGGACTCAGACCTGTTTTGGACTTTCAGAGCGAAACACAACACTAGTAGAAAGGTAAGAACCGTTGCATTCATAAAAGCTTTGGATcattctatttaattaatatgccTCCAATATGGTGTTAATATTGGTTTATTATGCAACTTGCGATGCCTATAActatgaagatttaaaaaaaaaagataacaagtTGAGAGAAAGTTAAAGAAAGGAAACTGATCCCATTATCACATCATCTTTCTATCTCGGCTATAGATATTGGACTTAAATCTATGCCTAAATCTACAATAATTGCAAACAATTTTCCTGCATTTTGTAtgtccaaatatttataaaaataatcttttttccaaTGTTGTTGACTTTTTAGCAGTTCAACTTACATCATGTGTAGTAACAAGATAAGTTTTCATCAAGGAGGGAAAGAGGAAAAAGTACATATTGACATAGCTTATTGGGTATGCAAAAAAGAACATTGTAAATCCTTTATGATCATAAATGAGGTgtgcatatttttgaattaaataaatagaaacaagCATTTCCCCCCTCTTTATTTTCTCTTGGGGTACGTGacacattcaaaatactggtaAAAAAGCGGGGGAAACCAAAATCAGAACgacaaaaataaaacgaaaaggAGAAGAAACGCTTATATTTTCCTTGTACAAAATCTATAAGATAGCTTACAAGgcagtattaaaatattaaacacaagGTGCACTATATTTTTTGCtgataaaacaaaaactaaaaaaatatacatataaagtacagttttttaCGCATATTTAGGACTGtacaagaagcaaaaaaatggccaatttaCGACTACTAAAAATTGTGGTAATCACAGTTTTATTATTGGAGAGCATGATCGGAGTGAACTGGATGATTCACCATTAATGGgactgataaataaatataactactgAAAAAACCATTGAGGCTTAAGCCCTAAGTAATAATGAACCTGCTACTTTTTGAACATGACAATATTATGGATTTCGTGGACCGACCGAATTTTGGCCGTTTTCCCTATTGctcgtatttttttatgatgactaggggtgtttttatattttgcaatttcttCTTACTTATCATGCCATAAACCTCATGAGAacttcaaattttctttattgatgACTTTgttcctatatttttattttaaaggtaaCAGCAAAATGTATGTAGTTTTACACGCTCAGTCaaatgagattatttttttccaaggaGAATTAAACGtagatattgaaattaaaatgtttcttatcAACACATCGACGTATTTACATAAGAAACATGgcacatatgtatttttctatgcCTACTATTCCACATCCatattagtatatgtatatgacCAAAAAGTAAATGCggtaaaaagttacttttttaccaattataatattaaagtgtttcatatttttttggtaaattgttggtatatatatatatatattattagaacagaaatatatttttatatatatatatgcttgaATTTGTATATGAATGTATTCTTTCTTCTCTAGTGAGGACCAAGGAAGAGAGGAcggaacattaaaaacatattcgtaatatgtaacttaaaataactaactttttttaCCACCCTAGGACCGAAAAACCAAAACAAACCACGGCTTTATGAGTATGTAAATGCCTAGGTAGGTAATAAGttgaacaaacaaataaaaatgtagatcAAATAAacaatgtcttattttttttttaacggcatcatcatttgaataaatgtaaCCACGTACAGTTAAACCTCAATTTGATGCACTACAAGAGGGGAAAAGGTGTCCCTTACAGCGAGTTGGTACGTTCCAGTAACATTTGCCCCCAATAATGCTCATAATTTATCCTTGCTATTTTTCTTCCCATacgttttttctttgttccaaAATGTTTGCAAATTCTTCAGCAGCGACCTCCAAAACAAAGCCGATTCGTTAGcattataaactttattcaaaTGCAAGTCttctttcttaaataaatcaattaatttaaccCCATAAGGTTCCACTGTGGTGCTATCAGCAAACCTCCAAAGCCTGCCAAGCaaacaaaatttgatgtttGGATTTTGTTCGTTGCAGAGAGGTCCGTCAGATTGAGGTTTAACTGTATAAGTatgtttaaaaagatataaatgtCATTTCCATGAAATATACGACTTACATAAAGTTGAAACTAGGGGTTTGAATCCTCAATTTAAgcaatttgacaattttgggaCTAACAAAATTCATAGATGCAAttagaaataagtatttgacGGAACCTTTTAACGTccacataaaaaacaaaacaaaatacaattagttttgttttttaacagaACCCACAGGGGTTTTTATAGGCTTTTACAGTTCAAATGTCGATTTAAGGTAAAAGTGTATTTCATTGCTCAAGACCTTCCactattgtaaaattattctgACCTCAAAAAAGTGCAAAAGGCAcgtgtttttcgaaaaaattacttttttaaatttagcaatGGTTATAttggaaaatcatttttttaaatctaacttTTGGTAGAACAGTCCTACCATCTGCAAAAATCTTTGAtcaatttttgacaatattttttttttcttgaaaacttACAAAGactctgaatttaaaaaaaaaatatatatatgttcaccTATTTGTGGAATGTGTAATTAGTAGTCTGTACCCGAATGTGGACCGAATATTTTGTTTGTGTCACATCGAAATTTGAGTCACTCTAGAGTGTCGTACAATCGTTTATCTTCAAATGTAGCTATAGAAGTGACTTACTCTGaagaatcatcaaaataattcaatttgtagactaaatgaatgtaataaaaatagaaataatacttttataattaggGACTTTTTCAAGTACCAATAATAGGGAAAAGGCACCTTTTAGCCCCTATATAAAAGATCAATTTAACCctagacaaaatataattattttcctcaCTTTAATACTCATTGAATCCGAGAAATGCACAATAATAGTTTTTCAGTATTCTTTATAAGGCTTAATTAGAGAATTTAGCACTCTAATTATCAACACTCAAAGTGTATGCCTTCAACAGCGTAAACTCAAAAAACAAAGATCTACTCGGTATTTGGTTGTCAATTGTCGATATGAATGTATGTTTGATTGATCAGTTGtatcaaagttatttacttagattagttgtgtttttttagagAGAGATGTGGAGAGTGAGTAACAAGAacaatttgcaaaaaagaaaaaaatcttggatGTAAAAGGAGAAGGGAGGTAGAAGAATCAGAATATTGCATGTCTATAACAAATATAACAAAggtattggaaaataaaaataaaaacaataaccacaacaacaactactacgCCAACGAAAAGAAAggctcttttaaattataatccatTCACTCATAGACTCAATTATTCCTTACAGTTTTCTTCTTTCATTTCTTCGCTCATTCCgtacatatgttttttaatcagaataaatcatcatatatacgagtatgtatttttgtacttaccgagtggtccattacagttagagcactttgaattttaaaactaataaagatgtaatttattaattggaaATATAATGTTTGGATGACGATCACTGCATCCCTTCTCCTCgtcatgcacccaaaaggtgtagtcgaagggggaggcatcagggctataggacacaagtgtcaaaaaagagtcccaaagagacgcccaactgcttggagtgcaggaatggaaattcgtcgatcacgttcaagtgtcattttttctacttaaacgtaagctttttttttttgttacaaattgtttatgctttaatatatctttatatgtactaaattcaatcactcaaccttaattaattattgaattagtaagtgttcagattttaatggacccccagtactttattatatattatgttgttaGTCATGATGAAGATTTGTAATGCAGTAAGACAAAGGAGTAGTCACCCATGAAGAAAATAAGGAAAACCATCAATCAGTgcataatatacagggtgtgccaTCAAAAATTCCTATTTCCAATAAGCAAagatataagttttataaatcagaaaagttttatttttgtttcatactAATGCTACCGAATTTCGATATTTTCACACCcggtgatttttttcattttattgtttttgtttctctttagaTAACTTTTCGTTCAGAGGTTTTcgatggatatttatttttattcaacgcCTCTATGGTGCGTCTGGAGATAGAATTGGTCTCTTTGTCAACCTTCCCTACATGAAGAAGTCAAGAAAGGTCAAACCAAGTGTGAAAGAGCCAATATTAATCATCCCAGAAGTGTTCAAAGCTCTTTTGACACCAGTTCTGAACATTTTTTGTCGTATTAGCTGGCCTGaaagttgaaaatatgaaaGCAGATTGGACCCCATGGAAGAATGTATTGACCCTGCTAAGAACGTTGGTCTTGGAGGAACTTTATATAGGTTTTCTGGTATATTCTATGGGCATCTGGAAACCTAAAAAGGtgtgatttctttttattcgaAGCTAAAGATCCCCAGTTCATTACGGATTTGTGTTTCTGGCTTCGATATATGTTTTTGACCTCTAGTATCGTCGGAAAATATCCTATGATTTTGAGTCATAAATTTTGCTCTAAAAAATCACGATCCCCTCCGGATAATTTGCGAACCAACAGAGTAGAGCCTTTGTTCGTTTGACTCTCTTGACTCTTTGAGATTCAGTcagttcaattatttattattataattttttttttgtacttgtgattatttttataaatgtgatCATTGAACTCCTGTTCATTTGGTGCTCTTTAGCAATATTCCCCATGGATCTTTCAagatttttgcttatttttgctCAGACTGCATAATAAAGCTGCCTTGTCCTCCTGGACTCCTAGAGGTTCTCCATGTTTTCAACAATGATCCTAGTAACCTTTAAAGTAAACATGATGTCAGACCGGATTTTTCTGGGTTGAGAATGTTGTTGATGGCGACACGTTTACGCTCTTGCTCCTGTCCTATTTCTTAAGGACATGtccaaattacaaaattatgtgatgtagaaaatttaaaatttgggacgTTATTCCAAggatcaataatattatttaaggtaTTTTTGATCACGTTCTAAAACCCACATCTATTAATTGCTGTTATTTACGCCTTAGAACATCAAAATGACTATTAAAACATTCAACAACCCTTGGTTTGGTCAATAGAGTCCTATTAGCATAACACAACATTATCCTTTAAATAATTCGTTTCACTATAATCGATTATTTCTCTTCATATAATGCATGTTTTTGGACGTGTAATCAAGATAcagtaaaaaaacacaacacaAGTCCTTCTGTATTGATAATCCCTTCTTCACACTAAATAACAACACTAAGATTGAAGAGGGATACTTGAAAAAGATCATATTTACAACAAAAGCCtgagaaaatagtaaaaaataatttgaaaatcccAGAGTAAGAGAACTAAAAGGGATTATGAGAACACAGTCGTAAGGAAACTGAAGATTATGATTAAATTGAACATTAGCTTCGTTATCTTTATCGTCACTTGAATGGTAAGAAAATCATAATGTTAAACTTGAAAAGAGAAATGCTGAGTTTCTtcatgttaattaaattatataagctTGTACTAATCtgtgatattttaataatgatgttCATTTTCCATATGTGGCATAAGTTCCCCTTTTATTCGGGCATGGCTGAATTTTTTGTTACCCCTTGATTcgattactataaaaataaaaatcatattcattatCTTATAATAGGAAActaaaaatagtaaatgaatACTACATTACCTTTAATCCCGACATTTTATCCCCATGCGGCATAAGACTgaatatattagatttttaaccagaaaattatactttacaGGAAGTACGGCAAATTACTAAAATTGCTTATTATTCAGCAAGGGAAATAGCGCTTACGATTAAAAAACTAttctgttttaaaaatatttcggaATAGTgaacttattaaaattttatccgtTTATGGCCCTAACAAAGATCCTTCTATTAAtgtattgatttaatttttttgtctgtgagcagtatgaaaaatgaatttgggATATTGATGAGAGATTTTAATGTAGCCTTGAATtagaaagaagaataaaaaataatatttttgaaacggaaaaagttcagaaattaaatataagtaagggaattagattatttacacctaatcaataaatactaatcaaatacattggatatggAACATATTTAAGTTGGGGTTAGTCTTCCTGCCTCTAAAACATCATTACAACTAGTCAAATAATTGacgtaattatatttaatgatatggCTTGTCAGGAGCATAAAGCCATACCAATATGTGTGTATGTGGAAGACCTCGCTTGTAAAAGTAATTGAGTTTTAAGTAATggtgtgatttataaaaatctaaacgtcatttatgtatttttttttttttttttttttgtagatttattctgtttttttttatacagcgGTATATTGGATGGaaccttattttcttttcttttttacaaaataaatgaagaaattatttttataaatcacactATTACACCTAagtttatgaatttattattccatgcattaaaaaaatatggaaatgctttaaaaaaaattaaaatcaaaaggTATCAAGATAGAAAAATTTCAGGTAATTGTtaacttttgtttaataaaaatatataacataagttTTGTTGAACTAACTGATAGCTTTTCAACGGTGCCATTTTTGATTCAAGAAATAGTAATGTAGTCATGCTAATGAAATATCACCTTTGGCCTCAATAACAGGCTCTAATTGACGACTAAAGGCAGTGTACACGTGTATGATGTACTTGCTTCTCATGGTCTGTCATTCATGATTAACGGGCTGCTTCATAGCCTTTTAACTGGATTtacaggaaaaatatataatttgctgAGTTAAGATCTGGACTATATGGAGGCTATTTCAGTTTTGGTCAAAATGGTACATTCTCAACCATCCATTATCGGACAAATTTAGACATATGAACAGTGCCCATCTTGTTGCAAGACGAAGTTTCCATCTGGAATAATCTAATTAACCAATGGttggaattttaatattaattttttcttataaaactcACTATTTAAGAGATAACCTTGAAAAACCAGATGAGATGCATGACATGGTTTTTGCCCTCTTTGGCCCCATAAGGGCTTCCCATTCTCTATTTTAGCAAACCTTAAGACTATAATGGGCCCACATCCAACGTTATTGCTTGTTTCTGAATTGACACTGTCATGTCGGTTTTCGGCTTCTTACCCAATCCGGACGGAATTTCGATGGAGGTATCCACCTCTTTTTAACTCGATAAACGGTTCTACAGGTCACATTTAActgatttgaaatattagagATGCTTAAGTCTGTGTCAAGCAATGTTGAAATCTGTTGCTATTTCAatctttttccttatttatatggcaacatatttatttaataaactttttaagcaGACTATTCAGATAAAATTTTCAAGgtgtgtacttttttttttttgcaacaaccGGTACAACCTACATATATgtgaagaaaaatgtatatctctTTTAATCTAATTGTTTAGTTGAATATCTCAAAGCAACTTATGCATATCAGTTAATTTCtgaaatgatgaaaattatttttaaaaaaatgaaaatttgccctaatttattaatataaaagacaatacaagAACCTCTTTAATGTATCAGTTCCTTTCCTTAATCACAGACGTAAGGATAAAACGAAAACAATGAAACTAACAATTATTCTTTCTGTGGTAAGTTGATCCAACAATtcagaaatatataaacatctttaatacaataataaaacacTCAATCCACAGATCATTGCTCAGAATTGGGCTTCTGAGCAAATCTCTTCTAATTTCACCAATAAAGGAAATGTAGAAAAGATTACCCGCAATATATTTGTTGAAGGACAAAAATTACCTGGAATGCCCAATGGAAAAGGCCAAAGATGTATCATAAAGGTTGTTCAAGTCCAAGAGACTGAGTACGATCGAGGAATGAGTTGCCAACATACCATTAAGAAGAAGTGTCACGTAACTTATGTTACAGACTATGTTTCAGCTCCCGAAACGAAGTGTGAATCTACCTTCAAGAAGAATTGCCACATTACATTCAAGGCTGTGGTAAGTTccactatttatattatttatttactttggaaaataaactaAGGGAGATTATTTCTAGCCCTTCAGTGCACAGGTTAAGAAATGCTACACTCCTCTTAATCACAAATGTGAGGGCAAACCTGAAGGTCCTAAAGTTTGTAGGAATGTCTATGAAAATCAGTGTGAAACCCAATACAAAAACTATGATCTTGAGCAAGACGAGCCCGTATGCAAAATAAAGGACGAAATCCGTTGCAAAAACGTCCCTGTCAAACTCTTACACCTTCCCGATGATAACGGAGAAGGAGGTATCGAGCCTTTTGCCGTGAAGAAGGAATGCAAAAATTGGCCCGTCCAATCATGCAGtattaagaaaaagaaggtCACAAAGGTTCACCCAAAAACTGAATGTAAAAAAGTCCCAAGAATGATGTGCTACCGTAGCAATTGCAAACCCGTTCCTGAACCTGAAGTTTGCCATGAACAAACCCAAACACAAATCCAAAACATCCCTGAAGAAAATTGTGACATCGAACCTGAAGAAAACTGCCGAGTGGAGTTAGTCCTTGTTCCAAAGTGAGTGTTTGTTATCAAGGTGTAATATGTAATAGTTTAACTTCATCCATTTCAGACTCATTCCTAAGGATAGCTGCGTCAATATTCCAAAAGTAGTCTGtgttcctataaaaaaaaatccaaaaataattagcAAGCCAGTTCTCAAAGAATGGTGTTATAATCCCAAGGACTATATTGAAACTGGAGATAATATGGGCCGTGGCGATAATTGACAGCAACAGATTATAACCTTTCCATAATATCAAGATTGATTTTAATGaggattaatcatttttatcagaaaactatttatatgtttttgtggaacaaaactttatcaaatgtttttttatatatcaatattaagtttttgaacCATTGttgtaaatgttttaaatatatttgttgtttttaataagtaaatgtatcattttttcgGCCAACTATGAACTCTGCATacgaatataaatatacaaatacaagaAAATAGACACTGCAAATAGttttttccactttattcttcattaatattgaactcaatgttacaaaaataaacaggttATGCAAATTAGCGtacttaaatttaagaaaataacatgGCGATCAATTGACCCATTTTGATAAGAAACAAGAACAACTCAATGCTTACATATggatatctatatattaaatgcgagTGTACGTCATTGTGTATGGGTGTGTTTGTCCAGGAATCACGACCAACCCAATACATGGATTTTGCTAAACAATTTCATGTAGCTTTATAAGGCCCCAAAAATGCTTCTGGTAACCATTTTTTTGGTCTTAAATGCTATATGGTGGcctataaataacattttctaaaaaCCAATTTCTTTACGAGAGTCGTTTGACTTTTtcgtataaaacaaaaaatataaaatgtaaaattttaagaattattcttgctGCCTGTTGATATGTATCTttgcactctttttttaaaaaaaaaaaaaaaaaaaaaaaaagcttataagatttggagaagaaaaaaaaaaggatttttgacaaatatatgaTAGATGACCGAACTACAGTTCaacttgaacatttttttttcgaaaatcttctctatctccttataaaaaaaggtgCAAAGATACATATCAACACAAACATGCAGCAATAAAAATTTTTacagtctatattttttttttcgtattaagcagaataatttttaatttctttaaagttCTTAATGTCTCGGGCAACACCAGGCAAACAGGCTTacttttcaccttttttttaaccatcGACAGAACAATTTGGCTCAATAGttatcattgataaataatgGAGGAGGTGATAGTATTTATCGATATTATTGcagtataatttcattttatttaaaaaatatatatttcaaataatcggatctatattaatgaagccAAAGTTTGTATACCTGCCCAAGAGAAGGACTCCCagagctacaaaaaaaaaatcgttggttacaagaaaaagtaattatagcACCTAGGAATCACCAAATTGATCcaatccatgattttttttttggtaaaataccTGGGTGCTTATGAACATATCAATCTGTTGACAAGGTTATGGATACAAATGACACAGTTCGAGTTTCTTAATTCCACACAGCTACTAGGAGTTCCTC harbors:
- the LOC121120961 gene encoding uncharacterized protein — translated: MKLTIILSVIIAQNWASEQISSNFTNKGNVEKITRNIFVEGQKLPGMPNGKGQRCIIKVVQVQETEYDRGMSCQHTIKKKCHVTYVTDYVSAPETKCESTFKKNCHITFKAVPFSAQVKKCYTPLNHKCEGKPEGPKVCRNVYENQCETQYKNYDLEQDEPVCKIKDEIRCKNVPVKLLHLPDDNGEGGIEPFAVKKECKNWPVQSCSIKKKKVTKVHPKTECKKVPRMMCYRSNCKPVPEPEVCHEQTQTQIQNIPEENCDIEPEENCRVELVLVPKLIPKDSCVNIPKVVCVPIKKNPKIISKPVLKEWCYNPKDYIETGDNMGRGDN